The following nucleotide sequence is from Sphingomonas swuensis.
GGCGAGGCCGGTGAAGACGTGCGGGGTGACCGTGAGGTCGCGGTTGGGTCCGAAGCGATGGTAGTAGGGGACCGAGAGCTCGGCACCCCGGCGGCGGCTGAAGCGCAGCTCGGGGAGGAGGAAACCCGAATAGCCGTCGCCGCCGCCACCGGTGCCGAGGCTGAACACGGGCAGCAAGGGAAGCGCGATGCCGAAGATCTCGAGCCGGCCGCGCTCGAAGCGGACCCGCTTGGTCGCTTCGTTATAGCGCACGCGGGCGGCGAGGATCCGCCAGCTCGGGCGCTTGGCGCAGCCGCTTTCGCTGGTGACCGGGCAGGGCGAATAGACCGCATTGTCGAGCCGGGTGACGGTGCCGTTGCGGGTAGCGCGGTCGGCGGCGAGGCGGCCTCCGCTCTCGAGCACGACGAGGAGGTTCTCGACCGTGGCGTCGCGCAGCGAGTCGGTCAGCACCACCCGCTCGGAAATGAGCTTGTCGCCGGCGGGCTGGACCACGACGACGTTGCCGGTCGCGACCACCTGGCCCGAGCGGCGATCCCAGCTGACCTGGTCGGCGGCGACGAAGATGCCGTCGCGGTTGAGCCGGACCTGTCCGCTTGCGGAGACCAGGTCGGCCTCGCTGTCATAGGAGACGACGTCGGCGGTGAAGGCGATGGTGCCTTCGCCGGTGGCCATCGAGGTCTCGGCCGGCGGGGCGATCTCGGGCGGGTTCGCGGGGACTGCCTCGGCGGGAGGCGCGGGCACGGCGGTTCCGTCCTGCGCCATGGCCGGGGAGGCCAGCGCCAGGATCAGCGGCAGCGCCGTCCAGCTCCGTGACGCCCAATCCACTCGTGTCTGCCCTTAAAGTTGCGCTGCCTGGATGAAGAAGCGCCTATTGCAGCTTGGACGGAAGGGAGCAACGGGGTTGGCAGGCCCGGCTGCCCACGCCAAATAGCCCGCGACCCTTTCCTTGAGCAGGTATCCGTCTCCATGCAGATCCGTTTCGCCGACCAGCGCCCTTCCGGCTCCTTCGCCCTTGCCCTTCCTGCCGGCTCCTCGGACCGCGCCAACCTGTCCTCGCTCGGCGACGAGCGGGCGGCGGTCGAGGCAGCGGCGCGGGCGCAGCGCTTCGAAGGCGACGCGGGCGCGGTGGCCGAGGCCTGGATCGGCGGAAGCACCGCCCAGGTTCGCCGGCTGCTGCTGATCGGCACCGGCACCGCGAGCGACGGGGCGATGGCCGAGAAGCTCGGCGGCGCGGCGACCGCACGGCTGCTGACCTCGGGCGAGCGGAGCCTCGTCATCGACCTTGGCGGAACCCGGTTCGACGCCGATTCCGCGGCTCGGCTGGCGCTCGGCGCGGCAGCCCGCGCGTGGCGCCATGACCGCTACCGGACCCGCCTCAAGGACAAGCAGAAGCCGACCCTCGAGGAGATCACCATCGTCGGCGCCCCCGAGGGATCGGAGGAGCGCTGGACCAGCCGCTACCAGCCGCTGCTCGCCGGGCTGTCGCTGACCCGCGAACTGGTCGCCGAGCCGGCGAACATCATCTACGCCGAAAGCTTCGTCGAGCGGGTCCGCAAGGCCGCCGAGGGCACCGGGCTGGTCGTCGAGGCGCTCGGCCAGGCCGAGATGGAGAAGCTCGGCATGGGCGCGCTGCTCGGGGTCAACCAGGGCAGCGAGCGCGAGCCGCGGCTGCTGGTGATGCGCTGGAACGGCGGGACCGAGGGCGAGGCGCCGCTGGCGCTGATCGGCAAGGGCGTGACCTTCGACACCGGCGGGATTTCGATCAAGCCGGCGGCGGGCATGGAATCGATGAAGTGGGACATGGGCGGCGCGGGCGCGGTCGCCGGCGCGATGCTCGCCATCGCGCGGCGCAAGGCCAAGGCCAATGTCGTCGGCCTGTGCGGGCTGGTCGAGAACATGCCCGACGGACGGGCGCAGCGCCCGGGCGACGTGGTCACCTCGATGAACGGGCAGACTATCGAGGTCATCAACACCGATGCCGAGGGACGGCTCGTCCTCGCCGACGTGATGACCTACGCGCAGCAGACCTTCCGGCCCAGGCGGATGGTCGACCTGGCGACGCTCACCGGAGCGATGCTGATCGCGCTCGGGCACGAGCATGGCGGGCTGTTCTCGAACGACGACGCGCTGGCCGGCGAACTGACCGCGGCGGGGCTCGAGACCGGCGACAAATTGTGGCGGATGCCGCTCGGCGAGGCCTATGACCGGCTGATCGACAGCCCGATCGCCGACATCAAGAATGTCGGCCCGCGCGAGGCCGGCTCGATCACCGCCGCCCAGTTCCTCGCCCGCTTCGTCGAGGAGGGGGTCGAATGGGCCCACCTCGACATCGCCGGCATGGTCTGGAGCGACAAGCCCGGCACCACCTTCGACAAGGGCGCGACCGGCTATGGCGTTCGGCTGCTCGACCGCTGGGTGGAGCAGGTGGCGGGCTAGGTGCTCGTCGACTTCTACCAGCTGGCGGGATCGCCGCCCGAGCAGATCATCGCTAGCATCGCCGGCAAGCTCCTCAAGGAGGGCGAGCGGCTGCTGGTGGTGATGGAGGACGAGGGCGCGCTGGCGCGGCTCGACCGGCTGCTGTGGGACACGGGTGAGGCGAGCTTCCTCCCACACGCGCTCGCCGGGGGTCCGGACGACGCACGCCAGCCGATCCTGCTTTCGACCACGCCCGACCCGGTCAATGGCGCGCGCAACCTCGCGGTCGCCGACGGCGAATGGCGCGAGGCGGCGCTGACCTTCGAGCGTGCCTTTCACCTGTTCGACGAGGGCCAGCTCACGCAGTCCAGGCAGGCCTGGAAGCTGCTCAGCGGGCGCGAAGGGGTCGAGCGGCGCTACTGGGCACAGGAAGACGGGCGCTGGGTCAACAAGGGCTGAGCCTTGCCTGTCCGGGCTCCGGCGGCTAGGGGCGCGGCCAATCCCGACCCTCAACCAACAGGAGCCTCGCGACGCCATGGCGATTACGCGCACCTTTTCGATCATCAAGCCCGACGCCACCCGCCGCAACCTGACCGGTGCGGTCACCAAGATGCTCGAGGAAGCCGGCCTGCGCGTCGTCGCTTCCAAGCGCATCCAGATGACCAAGGAGCAGGCCGAGGGCTTCTACGGCGTGCACCGCGAGCGTCCCTTCTTCAACGACCTCGTCGGCTTCATGATCTCGGGCCCGGTCGTCGTCCAGGTGCTCGAGGGCGAGGACGCCGTGAAGCGCAACCGCGACATCATGGGCGCGACCAACCCCGAGAACGCTGACGCCGGCACCATCCGCAAGGAACTGGCCGAGTCGATCGAGGCGAACTCGGTCCACGGTTCGGACTCGGACGAGAATGCCAAGATCGAAATCGACTATTTCTTCAAGCCCGAAGAGATCGTCGGCTAAGCCAAGCCACGCGAGCGCGTTTCGCGACGCGCATCAACGGAAGCCCGTCGGACTGCCGTCCGGCGGGCTTTCCTGCGTCTGGCGGGGACGCGGCGCGGTCAGTTGCCAATCACCATGCTGATGGCGATCGCGGGACCAACCGGAAGCCCGGCCATCTTGCGCTTGGCCCGATCGATCGCCGCCGCGACCTGATCGTCGGTGCTTTCGATCGCCGACCGTGTGCACAGGTCGTTGTCGTAGCCGTTGATGTCGAAGCAGAGCGAGTTGGCGGTGCGATGGATCCGCCAGTCGAAACGACGCTGGTCCTGCTTGAGCGCAAGGTTGAGGTCGGCATAGGAAACCGTGCGCTGGAGCTCGGGATCGATCTGCGGTGCCTTGACGACGATGTCGGGACGGGGCGCGGCCAGGCTGTCGGTCGCTCCCGCGGTAAGCACGGTACCGAGGAACAGGGCGGCGGCGATGCACGCGACTTTACGGTCGTTCATGGAACCCTCCTGAAAGCGAGCCGTGTGACGGCTCGACGCTTCTCTTGCGCGTTCAGTGAGGAAGCTTCAGGTCAATTTCGTTGAAGGGAGCCAGGCCCTCCTTGAGCGCTCCATTTGTCGAAGAATCGCGACGAGGGGTCGACGACTCGCCCGCAACCAGGCGCATCACGGCGGCAACGTTCGAATGGGCGATGGCGACCTCGGTCCCATCCTTGAGCCTCGCGGTCCAGCGGCGGCCCTCATGGGTCAGTCGCTCGATGAAGCCGACCCGCGCCAGGCAGGATCGCCGGAGCCGGATGAAGTTCGGTGGCGCGAGCTGCTCGGACAAATGCGCCATGGTCGCATGGACGAGGCAGTTCCACTCGCCGACATGGACCCGCATATAGTCGCCCTCGGCGAGGACCTTGTCGACGAGGCTGCTCGCCACCTGCTTCATCCCGCCCTCGCAGGGCAGCCAGATCGCCTGGCCGTCGCCGTCTTCGCGGCACTCGATCCGGCTGGAGATGAAGCTGAAGTCGAGCCGGCTGGCCAGCTGGGCGAGGTGAGGCCGCATGCGCTCGACCTGGTCGGTGTAGTGGGCGAGCGACTGGAAGCGGCATTCGACGATGAGGTCGTACTTGCCCGACGCCTGCATGTAGCTGTCGACGCAGGGGCAGTGGCTGAGGCCCTGCTTGAAGCGTGCGAGGTCGTCGGCGGGAGCGCGGATGTCGAAGGCAAGACAGGCGAGAACGGCAAGCTCGGGCATGGCGCTGCTTCCCCCTGGAAGCGCCTTTCCAATTACTAGAGCCGCGCCGAGTCGGCAACGCTCCGGGGCAGTGTCTAGAACTCTTCCGCCGCCCGGATCAGCCGAGTGAGCCGGGCCGGGGCCGACGATTGCCAGCTCCGCTCGAGCCAGCCTCGCACCGCGTCCCAGTCGGTGTCCGGGCGGTTGAGCCTGAGGCCCAGCCAGCCGCTCGCACCATAATATTTGGGCCAATAGTAGAGCTCGGGATGCGCCTCGATCAGCCCGGTCATCTCGTCGGGGCCGCTGGCGCGAAGGAGAAGGCCGATCGCGTCCGAGCCGTGGTGGCGGTCGGCGAGGATTGCGAAATGCTTGGCGGTCTTCTCGCTCCCCACCGCCCAGCCGGGCGAACCGTGGTTCGACTTGCGGATCACCGCGGGCAGCGCCGCGGCGAGCGCATCGATCTGCGCCTCGATCCAGTCGGCATCCTGGTGTCGTGCGACATAGGCGCGGAGCGTCGCCGGGTAGAGCTGGTGCTCGGCGAGGCGGACCCGGGAGGCGAGCGTCTCGGGCGTGTCGCCGGGGCGGATCGCAACCGCGACCTGGCCGAGAATCTCGCCGGAATCGACCTCCTCGGTGACGAGATGGACGGTGCAGCCGGCCTGCGCGTCGCCTGCCTCGAGCGCTCGGGCATGAGTGTCGAGCCCGGGATAAAGCGGGAGCAGGCTGGGGTGGATGTTGAGGAGCCGGCCGGCCCAGCGCGCGACGAAGTCGGGGGTGAGCAGGCGCATGTAACCTGCAAGCGCCACCGCGTCGGGGCGGGCCGCGGCAAGGGCGTCGTGGAGAAGCTGGTCGAAATCCGCGCGGGCAAGGCCGGAATGCGACCGGGCCCAGGTCGGAACGCCTTCGGCCTCGGCCAGCGCGAGGCCGGGCGCTTCGGGATTGTTCGAGGCGACGAGGACGATCTCGAACGGGCTTCCGTCGAGGCGGCTGGCATAGAGGAGGGCGGCCATGTTGCTGCCCTCGCCCGAGATGACGACGGCGACGCGGGCCTTGTCAGCCATGATGGTGCGTGGCGCTCCACATGCCGCGCGCGCTCCAGCTTTCGTCCGAGCCGCGCACGGTGCAGCCGCGCTCGCCCTCGACGACCTCGCCGATGCGGTGGACGGTTTCGCCCGCTGCGGCGAGACTATCGGCAAGCGCCTCGGCCTGGTCGGGCGCGGCCGCGACGACCATCCCGATCCCGCAGTTGAAGGTCCGGGCGAGCTCCTCGGGCTCGATCTGCCCGCCGGCCTGGAGCCAGGCGAACAGGGGCGGAAGCGGCCACAGGTCGGCGTCGACCACCGCGTGGCAGCCCGCGGGAAGCACCCGCGGGATGTTCTCGAGCAGGCCGCCACCGGTGATGTGGGCAAGCCCACGGACGCGACCTGCGCGGATCTCGGGAAGCAGGCTCTTCACATAGATCCGGGTGGGCTCGAGCAGGAGGTCGCCAAGCAGATGCTCGGGCGCGAAGCGAGCCGGGCGGTCGAGCCGCCAGCCGTTCACCTCGATCAGCTTGCGGACCAGGCTGAAGCCGTTCGAGTGGACTCCCGAGCTGGCGAGGCCGAGCAGCTGGTCGCCGGGGCGGATCTCCTGACCGGTGAGCTGCTGGCCACGCTCGACCGCGCCGACGCAGAAGCCGGCGAGGTCATAGTCGCCGGGCGCGTACATGCCGGGCATTTCGGCGGTCTCGCCCCCGATCAGCGCGCAGCCGGCCTGGAGGCAGCCCTGGGCGATCGAGGCGACCACCGCCTCGGCGACCCCGTTGTCGAGCTTGCCGGTGGCGAAATAGTCGAGGAAGAAGAGCGGCTCGGCACCCTGGACGACAAGGTCGTTGGCGCACATCGCGACGAGGTCGATTCCGACCCCATCGTGGCGGCCGAGGTCGATCGCGAGCTTCAGCTTGGTCCCGACCCCGTCGTTGGCGGCGACCAGGATGGGATCGGTGAAGCCCGCGGCGCGAAGGTCGAAAAATCCGCCGAATCCGCCGAGGTCGGCGTCGGCGCCCGGCCGCCGCGTGCTCCGCGCGAGCGGACCGATCGCCTTCACCAGCGCATTGCCCGCGGCGATGTTCACGCCGGCCTGTTCATATGTCAGCCCCATGGAACAGGCGCCTAGCCCACAAGAGCCTTGGAAATCGAGCCCCAAGCTGCTTTGAGGCGTGGCATGTCGCTCCGTGCTCCGGGTCTGATGCTCAGCTTCCTTCTCCTGCTCTCGCTGGCGGGAGGCGGAGCGGTGGTCGCGCAGCTCGAGAGCGGGGACCGCGGAATCCCGCCGCTCGACAGCTCGAGCACGCTCGAGATCGGCGGAATCAAGGTCGACATCGCCGCCAAGGATGCCGAGAGCGCGCGGCTCGCCGGCTGGCGCGAGGCGCAGCGGATCGGCTTCGCCCGGCTTTGGGCGCGGATGCACAAGAGGCCCGAGACCGAAGCGCCCAAGGTGCCCGATGGAACGCTCGACGATCTCGTCAGCTCGATCAGCATCGAGGAAGAGAAGATCGCGCCGGGCCGCTACATCGCGACGCTCGGCGTGCTGTTCGACCGCTCGCGCTCGGGTGCGCTGCTCGGCAGCGACGGACCGGTGCGACGCTCGGCGCCGATGCTGCTGATCCCGATCCTGACCAGCGGCGGGACCTCGACCAGCGTCGAGCTTCGCAACAGCTGGCAGCGCGCGTGGGCCGGCTATCGCACGTCGGGAAGCGCGATCGATTATGTGCGCGTGTCGGGGCAGGGGATCGATCCGCTGCTGATCAACGCCGCGCAGACGAGGCGGCCCGGCCGCGCGATGTGGCGCAGCATCACCGACTTCTACGGCGCGGCCGACATCCTCGTCGCCGAGGCGCAGGTTCGGCGGCTCTACCCCGGCGGTCCCGCGGTCGCGACCTTCATCGGCTATTTCGGCGCCGACAGGCGACCGCTCGGTGCCTTCACCCTTCGCGCCGCGGACAGTGCCGGCGTGCCTCGGATGATGGCCGAGGGCGTCGCGCAGATGGACGCGCTCTACACCCGCTACCTCGCCGCGGGCGAGCTTCGCCCCGATCCGAGCCTGATCATCCCCGAAGTCCCGCTTCCGCCCGAGGAAGAAGAGGAAGTGGTCGAGCAGAAGCCGGCCGAGCGGGTGATCCAGATCGCAGTCACCTCGCCTTACTCGCCGGTCGGCTGGCTGCGTTCGATCCCGGGCGTGCGCAGCGTCCAGGAGATCGGCGCGCAGGTGCTGGTCGTCCGCTACAGCGGCTCGCCGGGTCAGCTGGCCGGAGCGCTCAATGCGCGCGGCTGGCAGACCAACAGCGCAAGCGGCGTGCTGACCATCACCGGCTATGCGCCTCCAGCGTCGGCCGCGACCCCGGCCCCGGTTCCCGCGCCACCGCCCGCGGGAGGTCCGCCCGCGCCGACCCCGCCGAGGCCGCAGCCGCAGCCGCAGCCCACGCAGGGCGCACGCGAGCCGCTGGTCCCGGTGCCGACGACCCGGAACTCGGGGGATCGATGAAACTCCCCGACCAGTTCGCGCTTCCGCTCGACTGGCCCCAGGGGAGCGACGACAGCCGGTTCATCCTCAGCGAGGCCAACCAGGCGGCGCACGAGCATTTCCAGTTCTGGAGCCGCTGGCCGGTCAAGGCGACGATCCTGATAGGGCCGCGCCGCTCGGGCCGCTCGCTGCTGGCGCGCAACTTCGTCGCCCGGGTTGGCGGGCGTCTGTTCGACCCGGCTGAGGACCATGAGGAGGAGGCGCTCTTCCACGCCTGGAACCAGGCGCAGGAGACGGGCCTGCCGCTGGTGCTGGTCGCAAGCGCCGCTCCGCCCGATTGGAGCATCGCGCTGCCCGACCTTCGGACCCGGCTTGCGGTGACCCCGGTGGTGCGGATCGAGCAGCCCGACGACCGCCTGTTCGCCGCGCTCATCCAGCGCCTGTTCGCCGATCGCGGTCTGCACCTTCCCGAGGAGGCGCTGCGTTACGTGGTCAGCCGGGTGACCCGCGACTATTGGACCGCGGAGCGGGTGGTCGACGCGATCGACCGCTTTGCCATCGCCGAGCGGGCTCGGCTGACCGTGCCGACGGTCCGGCGGGCGCTGGTCGCCGGCGGTCTGATCACGGGAGGAATCGAGGAGTGAACGCCGCGTCCGACATCAAGGTCGCCGCCGCGAAGGAGAAGCCCGCGAGCCGCTTCTTCAATCGTGAGCTGTCGTGGCTGGCGTTCAACCGGCGGGTGCTCGAGGAGGCCGGCAATGTCGCGCATCCCTTGCTCGAGCGGCTTCGCTTCCTGTCGATCAGCGGGACCAACCTCGACGAATTCTTCTCGGTCCGAGTCGCCGGGCTCAAGGAACAGCAGCTCGAGGGGCTCGAGCATCACAGCCACGACGGACTGACCGCCGGGCAGCAACTCGAGAAGATCAGCGAGGCGGCCGACGCGCTGATCGCCGACCAGCAACGGACCTGGATCGAGCTTGGCGAGCGGCTCGCCGAAGTGGGGATCGAGGTCGCCGAGGCCTCCAACCTGACCGAAGCCGAGCGCGAGTGGCTGCGCGGTCACCTCGCCGAGCAGATCCTGCCGGTGCTGACCCCGCAGGCGATCGATCCCTCGCACCCGTTCCCGTTCGTGCCCCACCTCGGCTTCGCGCTGGTCTTCTCGATGGTCGACACCGCCGACGGCGAGCCGGTCAGCGAAGTGCTGATGATCCCGGCCTCGGTCCCGCGCTTCCTGCGCCTGCCCGGCATGAAGTCGCGCTATCTCGCGATCGACCAGGCGGTGGCGGCGCATCTCGACCTGCTGTTCCCCGGCTTCCAGCTGATCGGCGCGGGTGCCTTCCGGGTGCTTCGCGACACCGACATCGAGATCGAGGAGGATGCCGAGGACCTCGTCCGCCACTTCCGCTCGGCAATCAAGCAGCGCCGGCGCGGGCGGGTGATCCGGCTCGAATTCGCGGCGGGGACGCCGGTCGAGCTGGAAACGCTGGTCCGCGCCGGGCTCAGCGCCGAGCATGCGCTGATCGCCGAGAGCGGCGGGCTGATCGGGGTCGCCGACCTCGGCATCCTGGTCGACAAGGAGGAGCGGCCCGACCTCAAGTTCCAGCCCTACACGCCGCGACTGCCCGAGCGGATCAAGGAGCATGGCGGCGACTGCTTCGCGGCGATTCGAGGCAAGGACTTCATCGTCCACCACCCCTACGAGAGCTTCGACGTGGTGGTCGCCTTCCTTCGCCAGGCGGCGAGCGATCCCGACGTCATCGCGATCAAGCAGACGCTCTATCGCGCGGGCAAGCAGTCGGCGATCATCGACGCGCTGGTCGCGGCGGCGGAGGCGGGCAAGTCGGTCACCGCGGTGGTCGAATTGAAGGCGCGGTTCGACGAGGAGCAGAACCTGCTGTGGGCCTCGCGGCTCGAGCGGGCGGGCGTGCAGGTCGTCTACGGCTTCATGGAGTGGAAGACCCACGCCAAGGTGTCGATGGTCGTGCGCCGCGAAGGCGCGGTGTTCCGCACCTACTGCCACTTCGGGACCGGCAACTACCACCCGACCACCGCGCGGCTCTACACCGACCTCAGCTTCTTCACCGCTTCCAAGCGTGCGGCACGCGACGCGGCCAAATTGTTCAATTTCATCTCGGGCTATGTGCCGCCGAAGGGGCTCGAGCTGCTGACCCTGAGCCCGGTCACGCTGCGCGAGAAACTGACCGGCTGGATCGACGGCGAGATCGCCAACGCGAAGGCGGGCAAGCCGGCTGCGATCTGGGCCAAGATGAACAGCCTCGTCGACCCGCTGATCATCGACAAGCTCTACGAGGCGAGCGAGGCGGGGGTGAAGATCGAGCTCATCATCCGCGGCGTCTGCTGCCTGCGGCCGGGGATCGCGGGCATGTCGAGCAACATCCGCGTCAAGTCGATCGTCGGCCGCTTTCTCGAGCACAGCCGGATCTGGTGCTTTGCCAGCGGCGCCCGGCTTCCGCATGCCAAGGCGCGGGTCCTGATCAGCTCGGCCGACTGGATGCCGCGCAATCTCGACCGGCGGGTGGAGGTAGCGGTGCCACTGGAGAATGCGACGGTTCATGCGCAGGTGCTCGACCAGGTGATGGTCGCCAACCTCATCGACAATGAACAGAGCTGGAGCCTCGATGGTTCGGGCAACTACACGCGGGTTCCGGCGGGCAAGAAGCCGTTCAACCTGCATACCTATTTCATGACCAACCCGTCGCTGTCGGGTCGTGGTCAGGCCTTGGAGGGCAAGAAAGTGCCGAAGCTGAGACTGGAGCAGGGCGGGTGAGCAAGTCTCCGCCTCCCGTCGGGATCATCGACATCGGGTCCAACTCGGTTCGCTTCGTCGCCTTCGCTGGCTCGCAGCGGGTGCCCTCGACCCTGTTCAACGAGAAGGTCGCCGCCGGGCTCGGGCGCGAGCTCGCGACCACCGGGCGGCTGCCCGAGAAGGCGATGGAGCAGGCGGTCGCCGCGCTCGCCCGCTTCCGGCTGCTGGCCAAGGAGGTGAAGCTCAAGACGTTGCACGTCGTCGCCACCGCGGCGGTGCGTGACGCGGAGAATGGCGAGGACTTCCTCAAGGCCGCGCGCAAGGCGGGGATCGACCCGCAGGTGATCAGCGGCGAGGAGGAAGCGCGGCTGTCTGCGCTCGGCGTCATCTCGGCGATCCCCGGCGCGCGCGGGGTCGTCGCGGACCTCGGCGGCGGAAGCCTCGAGCTGACCCCGGTGGTCGACGGCAAGCCCGGCCAGGGCATCTCGCTGCCGCTCGGCGTGCTTCGCCTCGGATCGGACGCGAGCGCCAAGGCGATCGCCGCAATGCTCCGCAAGAACCTCCCGCCGGCGATCCTGTCGGCCGGGGCGGAGCGAACGCTCTACCTCGTCGGCGGCTCGTTCCGCGCCTTCGTCCAGCTCGACCAGCAGGAAGCGGCATTCCCGCTGCGGATCGTCCACGGCCATTCGGTCGACCAGGTCCGCGCCCGCGAGCTTCGCCAGCTGGTGCGCGGCATGACGCCCGAGGAGATCAAGCGGCGCTACGGCCTGTCGGCGACCCGCTCGCAGACTCTGGGCGCGGCCTCGGCGGTGCTCGAGGCGCTGTTCAAGGTGCTCGAGCCGGCGCGCGCGGTGGCCAGCGCCTACGGGCTTCGCGAGGGCCTGCTCTACGATCATCTCTCGCCCGACATCCAGTCGGAAGACCCTTTGCTCGCGGCGACCCTCGAGGCGGGCGAGAAGCTCGGCCGGTTCGGCGATCATGGCGCCGAGCTCGACCGCTGGATCGCGCCGCTCTTCCCCGACGACGACAAGGCGGCGCGGCGGCTCCGGCTCGCGGCCTGCCTGCTGGCCGACGTGGCGTGGG
It contains:
- a CDS encoding leucyl aminopeptidase, with amino-acid sequence MQIRFADQRPSGSFALALPAGSSDRANLSSLGDERAAVEAAARAQRFEGDAGAVAEAWIGGSTAQVRRLLLIGTGTASDGAMAEKLGGAATARLLTSGERSLVIDLGGTRFDADSAARLALGAAARAWRHDRYRTRLKDKQKPTLEEITIVGAPEGSEERWTSRYQPLLAGLSLTRELVAEPANIIYAESFVERVRKAAEGTGLVVEALGQAEMEKLGMGALLGVNQGSEREPRLLVMRWNGGTEGEAPLALIGKGVTFDTGGISIKPAAGMESMKWDMGGAGAVAGAMLAIARRKAKANVVGLCGLVENMPDGRAQRPGDVVTSMNGQTIEVINTDAEGRLVLADVMTYAQQTFRPRRMVDLATLTGAMLIALGHEHGGLFSNDDALAGELTAAGLETGDKLWRMPLGEAYDRLIDSPIADIKNVGPREAGSITAAQFLARFVEEGVEWAHLDIAGMVWSDKPGTTFDKGATGYGVRLLDRWVEQVAG
- the purN gene encoding phosphoribosylglycinamide formyltransferase, with amino-acid sequence MADKARVAVVISGEGSNMAALLYASRLDGSPFEIVLVASNNPEAPGLALAEAEGVPTWARSHSGLARADFDQLLHDALAAARPDAVALAGYMRLLTPDFVARWAGRLLNIHPSLLPLYPGLDTHARALEAGDAQAGCTVHLVTEEVDSGEILGQVAVAIRPGDTPETLASRVRLAEHQLYPATLRAYVARHQDADWIEAQIDALAAALPAVIRKSNHGSPGWAVGSEKTAKHFAILADRHHGSDAIGLLLRASGPDEMTGLIEAHPELYYWPKYYGASGWLGLRLNRPDTDWDAVRGWLERSWQSSAPARLTRLIRAAEEF
- a CDS encoding UrcA family protein, coding for MNDRKVACIAAALFLGTVLTAGATDSLAAPRPDIVVKAPQIDPELQRTVSYADLNLALKQDQRRFDWRIHRTANSLCFDINGYDNDLCTRSAIESTDDQVAAAIDRAKRKMAGLPVGPAIAISMVIGN
- a CDS encoding RNA degradosome polyphosphate kinase produces the protein MNAASDIKVAAAKEKPASRFFNRELSWLAFNRRVLEEAGNVAHPLLERLRFLSISGTNLDEFFSVRVAGLKEQQLEGLEHHSHDGLTAGQQLEKISEAADALIADQQRTWIELGERLAEVGIEVAEASNLTEAEREWLRGHLAEQILPVLTPQAIDPSHPFPFVPHLGFALVFSMVDTADGEPVSEVLMIPASVPRFLRLPGMKSRYLAIDQAVAAHLDLLFPGFQLIGAGAFRVLRDTDIEIEEDAEDLVRHFRSAIKQRRRGRVIRLEFAAGTPVELETLVRAGLSAEHALIAESGGLIGVADLGILVDKEERPDLKFQPYTPRLPERIKEHGGDCFAAIRGKDFIVHHPYESFDVVVAFLRQAASDPDVIAIKQTLYRAGKQSAIIDALVAAAEAGKSVTAVVELKARFDEEQNLLWASRLERAGVQVVYGFMEWKTHAKVSMVVRREGAVFRTYCHFGTGNYHPTTARLYTDLSFFTASKRAARDAAKLFNFISGYVPPKGLELLTLSPVTLREKLTGWIDGEIANAKAGKPAAIWAKMNSLVDPLIIDKLYEASEAGVKIELIIRGVCCLRPGIAGMSSNIRVKSIVGRFLEHSRIWCFASGARLPHAKARVLISSADWMPRNLDRRVEVAVPLENATVHAQVLDQVMVANLIDNEQSWSLDGSGNYTRVPAGKKPFNLHTYFMTNPSLSGRGQALEGKKVPKLRLEQGG
- a CDS encoding DNA polymerase III subunit chi, which encodes MLVDFYQLAGSPPEQIIASIAGKLLKEGERLLVVMEDEGALARLDRLLWDTGEASFLPHALAGGPDDARQPILLSTTPDPVNGARNLAVADGEWREAALTFERAFHLFDEGQLTQSRQAWKLLSGREGVERRYWAQEDGRWVNKG
- a CDS encoding heavy-metal-associated domain-containing protein → MSLRAPGLMLSFLLLLSLAGGGAVVAQLESGDRGIPPLDSSSTLEIGGIKVDIAAKDAESARLAGWREAQRIGFARLWARMHKRPETEAPKVPDGTLDDLVSSISIEEEKIAPGRYIATLGVLFDRSRSGALLGSDGPVRRSAPMLLIPILTSGGTSTSVELRNSWQRAWAGYRTSGSAIDYVRVSGQGIDPLLINAAQTRRPGRAMWRSITDFYGAADILVAEAQVRRLYPGGPAVATFIGYFGADRRPLGAFTLRAADSAGVPRMMAEGVAQMDALYTRYLAAGELRPDPSLIIPEVPLPPEEEEEVVEQKPAERVIQIAVTSPYSPVGWLRSIPGVRSVQEIGAQVLVVRYSGSPGQLAGALNARGWQTNSASGVLTITGYAPPASAATPAPVPAPPPAGGPPAPTPPRPQPQPQPTQGAREPLVPVPTTRNSGDR
- the ndk gene encoding nucleoside-diphosphate kinase; the protein is MAITRTFSIIKPDATRRNLTGAVTKMLEEAGLRVVASKRIQMTKEQAEGFYGVHRERPFFNDLVGFMISGPVVVQVLEGEDAVKRNRDIMGATNPENADAGTIRKELAESIEANSVHGSDSDENAKIEIDYFFKPEEIVG
- a CDS encoding LytTR family DNA-binding domain-containing protein yields the protein MPELAVLACLAFDIRAPADDLARFKQGLSHCPCVDSYMQASGKYDLIVECRFQSLAHYTDQVERMRPHLAQLASRLDFSFISSRIECREDGDGQAIWLPCEGGMKQVASSLVDKVLAEGDYMRVHVGEWNCLVHATMAHLSEQLAPPNFIRLRRSCLARVGFIERLTHEGRRWTARLKDGTEVAIAHSNVAAVMRLVAGESSTPRRDSSTNGALKEGLAPFNEIDLKLPH
- a CDS encoding HdaA/DnaA family protein, which codes for MKLPDQFALPLDWPQGSDDSRFILSEANQAAHEHFQFWSRWPVKATILIGPRRSGRSLLARNFVARVGGRLFDPAEDHEEEALFHAWNQAQETGLPLVLVASAAPPDWSIALPDLRTRLAVTPVVRIEQPDDRLFAALIQRLFADRGLHLPEEALRYVVSRVTRDYWTAERVVDAIDRFAIAERARLTVPTVRRALVAGGLITGGIEE
- the purM gene encoding phosphoribosylformylglycinamidine cyclo-ligase, translating into MGLTYEQAGVNIAAGNALVKAIGPLARSTRRPGADADLGGFGGFFDLRAAGFTDPILVAANDGVGTKLKLAIDLGRHDGVGIDLVAMCANDLVVQGAEPLFFLDYFATGKLDNGVAEAVVASIAQGCLQAGCALIGGETAEMPGMYAPGDYDLAGFCVGAVERGQQLTGQEIRPGDQLLGLASSGVHSNGFSLVRKLIEVNGWRLDRPARFAPEHLLGDLLLEPTRIYVKSLLPEIRAGRVRGLAHITGGGLLENIPRVLPAGCHAVVDADLWPLPPLFAWLQAGGQIEPEELARTFNCGIGMVVAAAPDQAEALADSLAAAGETVHRIGEVVEGERGCTVRGSDESWSARGMWSATHHHG